The Streptomyces sp. ALI-76-A nucleotide sequence GGCACAGGAAGCACTCGATGCACTTGCGGAACTCCTGCGGCCGGTCCACGTCCTCCTGCATCATCCGGTACTCGCCGGGGCCGAGACCGTCCGGCGGCACGAACGCCGGGACCTCGCGGGCCTTGGTGTAGTTGAAGCCGACGTCCGTGACGAGGTCCCGTACCACCGGGAAGGCGCGCAGGGGCGTGACGGTGATGGTCTCCTCGCGGGTGAACACCGACATGCGGGTCATGCACAGCAGCCGGGGGCGTCCGTTGATCTCGGCCGAGCACGAACCGCACTTGCCCGCCTTGCAGTTCCAGCGGACGGCGAGATCGGGGACCTGGGTGGCCTGGAGGCGGTGGATGATGTCGAGGACGACCTCGCCGTCGTTCACCTCGACCTCGAAGTCCTCCAGGCCGCCGCCCTCGATGTCACCCCGCCACACCTTGAAGTGGGCGTCGTAGCTGCTCATTCGTACAGCTCCTCTTCGGCGAGGTACTTGACCAGCTCCTCCTTGTCGAAGAGGGCGAGCAGGTCGCGGCGGACGGGTTCGGTGGTCTCACGGGTGAGGTCGATCTGGCCGCGCACCGGATCGGTCGCCGCCAGCCCCCCGGTGGGGTCCGTGAGCCGGCACAGGAGGTTGACGCGGCGCCACTCGCGGTCCATCCCCGGGTGGTCCTCGCGGGTGTGGCCGCCGCGCGACTCGGTGCGCTCCAGCGCGGCCCGGGCCACGCACTCGCTGACCAGCAGCATGTTCCTGAGGTCCAGCGCGAGATGCCAGCCGGGGTTGAACTGGCGGTGGCCCTCCACGCCGGCCCGGCGGGCCCGTACGCGCAGGTCCGCCAGCTTCTCCAGGGCCTGCTCCATCTCCCCCTCGCGGCGGATGATGCCGACCAGGTCGTTCATCGTCTGCTGGAGTTCCTGGTGCAGCGTGTACGGGTTCTCCGGCGGCGCCCCGGCGGGCTCCGCCGAGAACGGTCGCAGCGCCTCCGCCGCAGCCGTGTCGACCTGGACGTCGTCCACCGGCGGCCGGTCCGCCGCGAGCCCGGCCGCGTGCTCGGCCGCGTGCCAGCCGGCCCGCCGCCCGAACACCAGCAGGTCCGAGAGGGAGTTGCCGCCGAGCCGGTTGGAGCCGTGCATGCCGCCGGCCACCTCGCCGGCCGCGTACAGCCCCGGCACCCCGCGCGCGGCGGCCGTGTCGGACTCGACCGCGATGCCGCCCATCACGTAGTGGCAGGTGGGCCCGACCTCCATCGGCTCCGCGGTGATGTCGACGTCCGCCAGCTCCTTGAACTGGTGGTACATGGACGGCAGCCGGCGCCGGATGACCTCGGCGGGCATCCGCGTCGACACGTCCAGGAAGACCCCGCCGTGCGGGGAGCCGCGGCCCGCCTTCACCTCGGAGTTGATCGCCCGGGCCACCTCGTCACGGGGGAGCAGCTCGGGCGGGCGCCGGTTGTGGTCCGGGTCCTCGTACCAGCGGTCGCCCTCCTCCTCCGACTCGGCGTACTTCTCCTTGAAGACGTCGGGGATGTAGTCGAACATGAACCGCTTGCCCTCGGAGTTGCGCAGGACGCCTCCGTCGCCGCGCACCGACTCGGTGACCAGGATGCCCTTCACGGACGGCGGCCAGACCATGCCCGTCGGGTGGAACTGGACGAACTCCATGTTCAGCAGGGGCGCGCCGGCGAGCAGGGCCAGCGCGTGGCCGTCGCCCGTGTACTCCCACGAGTTCGACGTCACCTTGAAGGACTTGCCGATGCCGCCGGTCGCGATCACCACGGCCGGGGCCTCCAGCACGAAGAAACGGCCGGAGTCGCGCTCGTACCCGAAGACGCCCGAGACGCGGTCGCCGTCCATGAGGATCCGGGTGACCGTGCACTCCTGGAACACCTTGAGCCGGGACTCGTAGTCCCCGGTCTCCCGGTGGTCCTCCTGCTGGAGCGCGACGATCTTCTGCTGGAGTGTGCGGATCAGCTCCAGGCCGGTGCGGTCGCCGACGTGGGCGAGGCGCGGGTACTCGTGGCCGCCGAAGTTGCGCTGCGAGATCCGGCCGTCCTTCGTCCGGTCGAACAGCGCGCCCCAGGTCTCCAGCTCCCACACCCGGTCCGGCGCCTCCTGGGCGTGCAGCTCGGCCATCCGCCACTGGTTGAGGAACTTGCCGCCGCGCATGGTGTCGCGGAAGTGGACCTGCCAGTTGTCCCCGGCGTTGGCGTTGCCCATCGCCGCCGCGATGCCGCCCTCGGCCATCACCGTGTGCGCCTTGCCGAACAGCGACTTGCAGATCACGGCGGTACGGGCACCCCGCTCACGTGCCTCGATGGCGGCGCGCAGGCCCGCGCCGCCCGCGCCCACCACGACGACGTCCCACTCCTGGCGGTCGACCACGGTCATCTCACGTCCCCACTCGTCACTCGTCTAGAAGAAGCGCGGATCGTCGAAGGCACCGGACGCGACCAGGTACACGTAGAAGTCGGCGAGCGCCACGCTGACCAGCGACGCCCAGGCCAGCTGCATGTGCCGGGCGTTGAGCCTGCCCACCCACTGCCACATCCGGTAGCGCACGGGATGCTTGGAGAAGTGCTTGAGCTTGCCGCCGACGATGTGCCGGCAGGAGTGGCAGGACAGGGTGTACGCCCAGATCAGCGCGATGTTGACCAAGAAGACCAGGGTGCCCAGCCCCATGTGTCCCCACGCGTAGTGCTCGTCGCGGAAGGCGAGCACGGTGTCGTAGGTCAGGATCCCGGCGACGAGGATCGCGGCGTAGAAGAAGTACCGGTGGATGTTCTGGAGCACCAGCGGGAAGCGGGTCTCGCCGGTGTACTTCTTGTGCGGCTCGGCCACCGCGCAGGCCGGCGGGGACGCCCAGAAGCCCCGGTAGTAGGCCTTGCGGTAGTAGTAGCAGGTCAGCCGGAAGCCGAGCGGGAAGATCAGGATGATGATCGCGGGGGAGATGCCCCACCAGCCGCCGAACAGGTCCGCGTTCGGGCCGCCCCGCATCGGCTCGCAGTTGTCCGCCAGACAGGGGGAGTAGAACGGCGAGACGTACGGCGCCGCGTAGTAGTCGGCGTTCGCGAACGCCCGCCACGTCGAGTAGACGATGAAGGCGAGCAGACCGGCCGCCGTGGCGGCCGGGGCCAGCCACCAGCGGTCGGTGCGCAGGTGCGGGGCGTCGATCGACGCGCGCGTTCGGGCGCGTACGCCGCCGCTCAGGGGTTCGGGGTCTTCTGTGGCGGGGGGTTCCGTACCAGTGGCCAACGCATGACTCCGGTCGGTTCGGGACTGCGGACGGCTCAGGGTGCGCGGCGGTCGCGGGCGCCGAGTCCCTCGTCGTCCGTGTCGATCCACAGCGAGTCGTCGTACGGGGTGTCGGAGATGGTGACGAGATCGGGGCGCTTGGGCGAGACGGCCGTGGCGGCCGCCTCGCGCAGCAGCGCGACGCTCTCGCGCAGGTGGTCGGCGTCGGTACGGACCCGGCGTATCTCCAGGCCGCCACCGCCGATCTGCTGCTCCAGGCGTTTGACCGACCTGGTCAGCTCCTCGAGGCAGCGCTGTACTGACATCAGCTCGTCGTGCACGGACATGACGTGACCTCACTTCCGTGGGCGGGCGTGCCCTGGGCGGCAACGTTCATGCGCCTGCGAGTGTTGCGCGTCACACCTGTCGGTGGGAAGGGATGTGCACCGATTGGCCGAGGCGGATGGGTGCACTCCTGGTGCGTTGCGCCGCCCGGGTGGGCTTCCCGGCTGTCGTCGCCGTGTCGCCGTCCGTTGCCGAACCCTTTCCTCTTCAGTGGCCGCATACATGTGATCAGCTTCATATACCGCCAAATGTGATCATAACGCCCGCGGCTCCCGGAGGTAAGCAGAGATGTCCCACGACGGCGTCGGACCCAGATCCTCTCGTCCATCTCCGGCCTGCCGCGGAGCGTCCGGAGGGGCCCCGCGGCCGGCCGTGCTCCTCACCGCGGGCGTGCTCGCGGTGTCCGCGCTGTCCGGATGCGGCTCCGCGGACCCGGCGGGCAAACCCCTCGCCGGCCAGGACATCGCACCGGCCGCCCGCGCCCGGGTCGCCGACGGCGGCACGCTGCGCTGGGCCGTGGACGCCGTACCGGAGACGCTGAACACGTTCCAGGCGGACGCGGACGCCGCCACCACCCGGATCGCGCAGGCGGTGCTGCCGGCGATGTACCGGCTGGACCGGAACGGGCGGCCGGAGCGCGACCCCGACTACCTGGAGTCCGCGAAGATCGTCGAGACCGAGCCCCGGCAGGTCGTGCTGTACAAGCTGAACCAGCAGGCCGTGTGGAGCGACGGCCGGGAGGTCGGCGCCGCCGACTTCGCCGCCCAGTGGCGTGCCCTGTCCGGCAAGGACACCGCGTACTGGACCGCCCGCAACGCCGGCTACGAGCGCATCGAGCGGATCGAGCGCGGGGCGAACGACCTGGAGGTCAGGGTCACCTTCGGGCGGCCGTACGCCGACTGGCGGTCACTGTTCTCGCCGCTCTACCCGAAGGACGTCATGGGCAGCCCGGACTCCTTCAACGACGGGGCCCGGCGCAAGCTGAAGGTCACCGCCGGTCCGTTCTCGCTGAAGAAGGTGGACCGGCAGGACGGCGAGGTCACCCTCACCCGCAACCCGCGCTGGTGGGGCGAGCCCGCCAAGTTGTCCGGGATCGTGCTGCGGGCCGTCGAGCGGGACAAGCGGGCCGCCGCGCTGGCGGCCGGGAAGCTCGACCTCGCCGAGATCGACCCGGAGGCGGCCGGGCGCATCACGCGCGCCCAGAACCGGAACACCCCGCTCCAGGGGCCGGGCGGCAGCCGTGCCGCCGCGGACGCCCTGCACTCCTGGGCCGTCGTCAACGGCTCCGACGAGGACGCGGCCTACGAGGAGCTCAGCGCGCGCAAGAAGCAGCGCCGGGCCGTCGCCCGGTACGAGCGGCAGCAGGCGGCCCTCCAGGGCTTCGAGGTCCGCAAGTCCCTGGAACCGGCCTACACCCAGCTCGCCCTCAACGGCGCCGGCGGTCCGCTCGCCGACGAGCGGGTCCGCCGGGCGGTGGCCCGCGCCCTGGACCGCAAGGAGCTGGCCGAGGCCGTCCTCGGCCCGCTCGGTCTGCCCGCGGTGCCCGTCGGCAGCCACCTCGCACTGTCCGGGCAGGCCGCGTACGCCGACAACAGCGGCGCGCTCGGCGGCCAGGACACCGCGGAGGCGCGGGCACTGCTCGCGGACGCCGGATGGGTGCCGGGCGGCCCGGTGAAGAAGGAGAAGAAGAAGGGCGAGAAGGCGGCCGGCACCGAGGGCGAGAAGGACGGCGGGTCCGGGAAGGACGGCGAGGAGTCGGGGGGCGGTGACGAGGGCACGTACATCGTCGGCGAGGACGGCAAGGCGCGCGGCGAGGCGGACCCGGCGGACCGCGGGAGGCACGGGGAGGACCGCTCCACGCACCTCGCCCGGGACGGCAGGCAGTACGCGAACAAGCTGAAGCAGGGCGGCGCGCCCGGGGCGTACGCCCCCAAGGGGACCGCCGCGCCGGCCGGTGCCGCGGCCGGGGCGCTGGCCAAGGACGGCAAGCCGCTCACGCTCCGCTTCGTGCTTCCCTCGGGCCCCGGCTCGAAGCCGCTGCGGACCGTCGCCGACCGCATCACGGCGATGCTGGAGAAGGTCGGCATCCGCACCGAGATCTCCAAGGTCGCGGACGAGAGCTACTTCAAGGACCACATCGCGTCCGGCCAGTACGACCTCGCGCTCTACTCCTGGCCCGCGTCCGCCTTCCCCGCGACCGACGCCCGCCCCATCTTCGCCAAACCGGTCCCGGCCGCCGACGGCTCCCTGAACGTGGAGCAGAACTACACCCGCGTCGGCACGGACCAGGTCGACCAGCTCTTCGACCAGGCGGTCGGCACGCTCGACGAGAACGAGAGCCGGAGCCTCATCCGCAAGGCGGACTCCCGCATCTGGGCCGCCGCCGGTTCCATCCCCCTCTACCAGCGTCCCCAGCTGACGGCCGTGCGCAAGGACGTGGCCAACGCGGGCGCCTTCGGCTTCCGGACACCGGTCTACGAGGACATGGGCTTCCTGAAGAAGAAGGGGACGCGTGCGGCGGCCGGGGGGTCGTCCGACGACTGATCCGCGCACGCCGGCCGGAGACCACGCAGCCCGGAGATCATCCAGCCCGCGGACCGTCCAGCCCGGGGGCCGTCCGCTCCGGAGATCACCCAGGACGGCGGCCGACAGCGGGAAGGGCCTGGTCCGGCCCCCCGGGGGCGGTGCGCGGCGGCCCGCGGAAGCCGCTTCCCCCATGGCCCCGTACCATGGGGTGAGGCCGTGGCATGTTCAGCCCGGCAGGGCCCGCGTAACACAGACGTACGCACAGCAGGGCCGTCCTCACACTCCGGGAGTACGCCGCAATATGGCCACGCGCCACGACATCCGCAACGTCGCCATCGTCGCCCACGTCGACCACGGGAAGACGACCCTCGTCGACGCCATGCTCAAGCAGGCGGGTGCCTTCGCCGCGCACGCCGCCGAATCGCTCGACGACCGCATGATGGACTCGAACGACCTGGAGCGTGAGAAGGGCATCACGATCCTGGCCAAGAACACGGCGGTGAAGTACCACCCGAAGGATGGCAGCGATGTCATCACCATCAACATCATCGACACCCCCGGGCACGCCGACTTCGGCGGCGAGGTGGAGCGCGGTCTGTCGATGGTCGACGCGGTCGTGCTGCTCGTCGACGCCTCCGAGGGCCCGCTCCCGCAGACCCGCTTCGTGCTGCGCAAGGCGCTCCAGGCCCGCCTGCCCGTCATCCTGTGCATCAACAAGACGGACCGCCCCGACTCGCGCATCGACGAGGTCGTCAACGAGGCCTACGACCTCTTCCTCGACCTCGACGCCGACGAGGACCAGATCGAGTTCCCGATCGTCTACGCGTGCGCGCGGGACGGCGTGGCCTCGCTGACCAAGCCGGAGGACGGCACCGTCCCGGCCGACAGCGACAGCCTGGAGCCGTTCTTCACCACGATCCTGTCGCACGTGCCGGCCCCCGAGTACGACGAGGAGGCCCCGCTCCAGGCGCACGTCACCAACCTGGACGCGGACAACTTCCTCGGCCGTATCGCGCTGCTCCGCGTCGAGCAGGGCGAGCTGCGCAAGGGCCAGACCGTCACGTGGATCAAGCGCGACGGCACGATGGCCACGGTGCGCATCACCGAGCTGCTGATGACCGAGGCGCTCACCCGCAAGCCCGCCGAGAAGGCCGGCCCGGGTGACATCTGCGCGGTCGCCGGTATCCCGGACATCATGATCGGCGAGACCCTCGCCGACCCCGAGAACCCGATCCCGCTCCCGCTGATCACGGTCGACGAGCCGGCGATCTCCATGACCATCGGCACCAACACCTCGCCGCTGGTCGGCCGGGGCGGCACCGGCAAGGGCGCGGAGAACAAGGCCGCGGTCAAGGACCGCAAGGTCACGGCCCGTCAGGTCAAGGACCGCCTCGACCGCGAGCTGGTCGGCAACGTCAGCCTCCGCGTCCTCGACACCGAGCGCCCCGACGCCTGGGAGGTGCAGGGCCGCGGTGAGCTGGCGCTGGCCATCCTGGTCGAGCAGATGCGCCGCGAGGGCTTCGAGCTGACCATCGGCAAGCCGCAGGTCGTCACCAAGATCGTCGACGGCAAGGTGTACGAGCCGGTCGAGCGCATGACCATCGACGTCCCCGAGGAGCACATGGGCGCGGTCACGCAGCTCATGGGCGTCCGCAAGGGCCGGATGGACAACATGTCGAACCACGGGTCCGGCTGGGTCCGCATGGAGTTCGTCGTCCCGTCGCGCGGACTCATCGGCTTCCGTACGGAGTTCCTGACCGGCACGCGCGGCACCGGCATCGCCCACTCCATCCACGAGGGCCACGAGCCGTGGTTCGGCACGCTGACGACCCGTAACAACGGCTCGCTGGTCGCCGACCGCGCCGGTGCCGTCACCGCCTTCGCGATGACGAACCTCCAGGAGCGCGGCGTGCTGTTCGTGGACCCGGGCACCGAGGTGTACGAGGGCATGATCGTCGGTGAGAACTCGCGCTCCGACGACATGGACGTGAACATCACCAAGGAGAAGAAGCTCACGAACATGCGGTCCTCCTCGGCCGACTCGTTCGAGGCGATCGTCCCGCCGCGCAAGCTGTCGCTGGAGCAGTCCCTGGAGTTCTGCCGCGACGACGAGTGCGTCGAGGTGACCCCGGAGGCGGTGCGCATCCGCAAGGTGAACCTGGACGCCCGCGAGCGCGCCCGCGCCGCGAGCCGCGCCAAGCACGGCTGACGCGCCGAGCCCGGCCGACGCACGGGGCACGGCCGACGCCGGGCTTCGCCGACGCACCACCGCACCACCGGGCACCCCCGCCGTTCGGCGGGGGTGCCCGGTGCCGTCCGGGGGGCCGTAGGGAAAACCCTTTATTTACGCCGGTGGACCCGCGGGGGCCGGTCGTCCGCACTACCCTCTCCGGGAGTGGCCCGTCCGCCGGAGTCCTGCCGTGCGTCGACACCGCTTCAGACAGTTCCGCTCCCGCGCCCGCGGCTTCGCGGGCCCGCCGGAGGAACGCAGCACGGCGGCCAGGGGAAGCGCAAGGCGTTTTTCGCTCCGGAACGTCCGCAATGCGGACGGTCGCGCCCGATAGTTGTGTAACAAGTCCGTTTCGCAGGGATCTTTCAGCAAACTGTTTGTCCGGATTTTGGAAGAAGTAGGCGACAGGTGTGATCGAACCGCAACCAAACGGGTGTGGCTCGGTCGTGGCGCATGGCAGATAGTTAGGCGCGTAGAGCTCGGATCGACGGGTCAAGCGCGGCAGTCTGCGCCGACTCACGAGCGCGGGGGCATCTGACTTTCTCCGGTACCGGTGACGGTGACGGCTGTGTGTCATGTGCTCCCCTTTGCGGTGAACCAAATGGACTCATGAGGAGGAACCCATGCGCGGTGCCAAGAGCGCCAAGTGGGTCGCGATAGCCGCGGCTGTGGCCCTGGGCGCGACCGCCTGTGGTGGCAGCGGTGACAGCGGCGACGACACCAAGGCCGCGATCGACCCGAACGGCAAGTTCTCGATCGAGGTCGGCGAGCCGGAGAACCCGCTGCAGCCGGCGAACACCATGGAGTCCAACGGCAGCATCGTGACGAAGGCCCTGTTCACCGGGCTTGTCGACTACGACTCCAGCGGCAAGATCGTCATGATGAACGCTCAGTCGGTCGACACGACGGACAGCAAGACCTTCACGGTCAAGCTGAAGGCGGGCTGGAAGTTCCACGACGGGACCCCGGTCACGGCCGAGTCCTACGTCAAGGCGTGGAACTGGGCCGCCAACCCGGCCAACAAGCAGACCAACAGCTTCTGGTTCTCGGACATCGCCGGCTACGCGGACGTCGCCCCCGAGAAGGGCAAGGCCAAGGCCACCGAGATGTCCGGCCTGAAGGTCGTCGACGACACCACCTTCACCATCACGCTCAGCACCCCGCTGCCGTACTTCACGTACAAGCTGGGTTACGAGGTCTTCTCGCCGCTGCCCGAGTCCTTCTACGCGGACCCGAAGGCCGCGGGCGAGAAGCCGGTCGGCAACGGCCCCTACAAGTTCGTCAGCTGGGACCACAAGAAGCAGATCGAGGTCGCCCGCAACGACGACTACCAGGGTCCGAACAAGGCCAAGAACGGTGGTGTGATCTTCAAGAACTACACCAACCTGGAGACGGCCTACGAGGACCTCAAGTCCGGCAACGTCGACGTCCTGCGTCAGATCGCGCCCCGCGACCTGCCCGTCTACAAGGCGGACCTCAAGGACCGCGCCGTGGACCAGGCCTACTCCGCGATCCAGACGATCGCCCCGGCCTTCTACACCAAGCAGTGGAAGGGCATCGACCCGAAGGTCCTCCAGGGCCTGTCGATGGCGATCGACCGGGACACCATCACGAAGACCGTGCTCCAGAACACCCGTGAGCCCGCCACCGGCTGGGTCGCCAAGGGTGTCACCGGCTACCAGGCCGACCTGGGCACCGACATCTTCAAGTACGACCCGGCGAAGGCCAAGCAGCTCATCCAGGAGGGCGGCGGCGTCCCGGGCAACAAGATCTCCATCCAGTTCAACGCGGACGGCGGTCACAAGGAGTGGGTGGAGGCCGTCTGCGGCTCCATCACCAAGGCCGTCGGCGTGGCGTGCACCGGTGACTCCAAGGCCGACTTCCAGGCCGACCTCCAGGCGCGTGAGGCGAAGGAGGTCAAGTCCCTGTACCGCTCCGGCTGGGTGCTCGACTACCCCTTCAACGCCAACTTCCTGCGCGACCTGTTCGGCACCAAGTCGTCCGGCAACCAGAGTGGCTTCTCCAACAAGGAGATCGACACCCTGATCGCCGAGGCCGACAGCGCGAAGACGCTGGAGGAGTCGCAGAAGCTGTACCAGGAGCTCGAGAAGAAGCTCCCCGACTACATGCCGAGCATCCCGCTCTGGTACTACAAGGTCAACGCGGGCTTCTCCGAGAAGGTCACCGGCGTCAAGTACGCCCAGGACGGCGACCCGATCCTGACCGGCGTCGAGGTCAAGAAGTAACCGCAACGGACCGTTGTCCCGGGCGCGGCGCGACCGCGCCCGGGGAACGGCAGCGGCCGGGGGGCCCTTTCCGCGCGCATCCACACGTGGTGCGCGGGGAAAGGGCCCGTCGGCTGCCGCCGTGACTGACATGGAGGCACGATGGGGCGCTACGTCGCACGACGACTGCTCCAGATGATCCCGGTGTTCATCGGGACGACTTTGCTGATCTTCCTCATGGTCTACGCCCTGCCCGGTGACCCCGTGCGCGGCCTGTTCGGCGACAAGGGCGGCAGCCCGCAGGTGATCGCCGCGCTGAGACGTGAGTACGGTCTGGACCAGCCGATCCTGGTGCAGTACTGGAATTACATGAAGGACATGGTCCTGCACGGGGACTTCGGCACGCAGATCGCCAGTGGCCGCCCGGTCACGGAGGTACTGGGTGACGCGTTCCCGGTGACGCTGCGCCTCGCCTCCCTGGCCTTCGCCATCGAGGTCGTGCTCGGGATCGCCCTCGGTGTGGTGGCGGGCCTGCGCGCCGGCCGGCTCACCGACAACGTGATCCTCGTGATGACCTTGCTCTTCATCTCGATCCCGGTCTTCGTCCTCGGCTTCATCGCCAAGCTGGTCTTCGCCGAGCAGCTCCACTGGCTGGACCCGAACGTGAGCGACTCCACCAACTACGGTCAGCTGCTGATGCCGGCGATCGTCCTGGCGACCGCGTCCCTGGCCTACGTGACCCGGCTCACCCGCACCTCGATCGCGGAGAACCGGCGCGCGGACTACATCCGTACGGCCATCGCCAAGGGCCTGCCGAGGAAACGCGTGGTGGGAGTCCACCTCATGCGCAACTCGATGATCCCCGTGATCACCTACCTGGGCACCGACATCGGTGCGCTGATGGGAGGGGCCGTCGTCACCGAGGGCCTGTTCAACATCCAGGGCGTGGGCGGCACGATCTACGAGTCCCTGGTGCGCCGTGAAGGGACCACGCTGGTCGGCCTGGTGACGATCCTGGTCCTCATCTATCTCCTCGCCAACCTGTTGGTCGACCTGCTCTACGCGGTCCTTGACCCGAGGATTCGCTATGCCTGACGTGACCAAGACCGACGTCAAGACCGGCTCGGTGGATCCGGTCGGCGGGACCCCCGCGGTGCCGCCCGCCGAACCCAAGGCCGAGAAGACCCGCAGTCTGTGGGGCGACGCCTGGGCCGACCTGCGGCGCAGCTGGATCTTCATCGTCTCCAGCGTGCTGATCTTCTTCCTGCTGCTGATCACCTTCTTCCCCGGCTGGTTCACCAGCGGGGAACCGATCCTCGGCGACCTGTCCAAGCACTACCTCCAGAAGCCCAGACTGGGGGACGTGGGCTCGGCCGACTGGCTCGGCTACGACCAGCAGGGCCGCAGTGTGTACGCCCGGCTCATCTACGGCACCCGGGCCTCCATCGCCGTCGGCTTCGGCACCACGGTCCTCGTGACGGTCGTGGGCGGCCTGGTCGGCATGATCGCCGGGTACTTCGGCGGTGCCATCGACGCGGTCCTGTCGCGGCTGACGGACGTCTTCTTCGGCATCCCGTTCCTGCTCGGCACCATGGTCGTGCTCAACTCCTTCCCGGACCGCACGACGTGGATCGTCATCGGCGCGCTGGGCTTCTTCGGCTGGACACAGATCTCCCGCGTGATGCGCGGCGCGGTCATCACCACCAAGCAGTCCGACTACGTGCAGGCCGCCAAGGCGCTGGGCGCGAGCACCCCGCGGATCATGTTCCGGCACATCCTGCCGAACACCCTCGCGCCGGTGATCGTCGTCGCCACCATCTCGCTCGGTGTCTACATCGCGGCCGAGGCGACGCTGTCCTTCCTGGGCCTCGGCCTCAACGGCGTGTCGTGGGGCAACGACATCTCCGACGGCGGCAACCAGATCCGCGTCGCCCAGTGGATCATGCTCTATCCGTCGATCATGCTCAGCATCACGGTGCTGGCGTTCATCATGCTCGGTGAGGCCGTACGCAACGCCCTCGATCCGAAAATGCGCTGAGGGAGGCGTACGTGACCGTCATCGAAGAAGTAGCCGTGCCCTCGCCGCGCGAGGGCGACGACGAGCCGCTGCTCGAAGTGCGTGACCTGCACGTCGAGTTCCACACCCGCGAGGGTGTCGTCAAGGCCGTCAACGGCGTCAACTACAGCGTCAAGGCCGGCGAGACGCTCGCCGTGCTCGGCGAGTCCGGCTCCGGCAAGTCCGTCACCGCGCAGGCGATCATGGGCATCCTCGACATGCCGCCGGCGAAGATCCCCCAGGGAGAGATCCTCTTCCGCGGGCAGGACATGCTGACGATGTCCGGCGAGGACCGCCGCAAGATCCGCGGCCGTCGCATCGCGATGATCTTCCAGGACGCGCTCAGCTCGCTCAACCCGGTGCTCAGCGTCGGCTACCAGCTCGGCGAGATGTTCCGGGTCCACCAGGGCCTGTCCAAGAAGGACGCCAAGGCCAAGGCGATCGAGCTGATGGACCGGGTGAACATCCCGGCCGCCGCCGCCCGCGTGGGCGACTACCCGCACCAGTTCTCCGGCGGTATGCGCCAGCGCATCATGATCGCCATGGCGCTGGCCCTGGAGCCGGACCTGATCATCGCCGACGAGCCCACCACGGCCCTCGACGTGACGGTCCAGGCCCAGGTCATGGACCTGCTCGCGGAGTTGCAGCGCGAGTACAACATGGGTCTCATCCTGATCACCCACGACCTCGGCGTGGTCGCCGACGTCGCGGACAAGATCGCGGTGATGTACGCGGGCCGGATCGTGGAGCGCGCCCCGGTCCACGAGCTGTACAAGCGCCCGGCGCACCCGTACACGCGGGGTCTGCTGGACTCGATCCCGCGCCTGGACCAGAAGGGCCAGGAGCTCTACGCGATCAAGGGCCTGCCGCCCAACCTGCTGCACATCCCCACCGGTTGCGCCTTCAACCCGCGCTGCCCCAAGGCCCAGGACATCTGCCGTACGGACATCCCGGACCTCTTCCCGGTGACCGAGCAGGACGGCACCGAGCTGCCCGGCCGCGCCTCGGCGTGCCACTTCTGGAAGGAGACGATCCATGGCTGAGCTCAGCAAGAACAACGAGCCGCAGGACGCCACGCCGAACGTCTCCGACGTCGAGGTCGTGGACGCCCACTCCGAGACGGAGGCGGTCGCCGCGATCGAGGCGCCCGTCGACCGGGGGGAGCCGATCCTCCAGGTGCGCAACCTGGTCAAGCACTTCCCGCTCACCCAGGGCATCCTGTTCAAGCGGCAGATCGGCGCCGTCAAGGCCGTCGACGGCGTCTCCTTCGACCTGTACCAGGGCGAGACCCTGGGGATCGTGGGCGAGTCCGGCTGCGGCAAGTCCACCGTGGCCA carries:
- a CDS encoding succinate dehydrogenase/fumarate reductase iron-sulfur subunit translates to MSSYDAHFKVWRGDIEGGGLEDFEVEVNDGEVVLDIIHRLQATQVPDLAVRWNCKAGKCGSCSAEINGRPRLLCMTRMSVFTREETITVTPLRAFPVVRDLVTDVGFNYTKAREVPAFVPPDGLGPGEYRMMQEDVDRPQEFRKCIECFLCQDTCHVVRDHEENKTAFAGPRFLMRIAELDMHPLDASAEAGLDRKRTAQDEHGLGYCNITKCCTEVCPENIKITDNALIPLKERAVDRKYDPLVWLGNRIRRRPASG
- a CDS encoding fumarate reductase/succinate dehydrogenase flavoprotein subunit — protein: MTVVDRQEWDVVVVGAGGAGLRAAIEARERGARTAVICKSLFGKAHTVMAEGGIAAAMGNANAGDNWQVHFRDTMRGGKFLNQWRMAELHAQEAPDRVWELETWGALFDRTKDGRISQRNFGGHEYPRLAHVGDRTGLELIRTLQQKIVALQQEDHRETGDYESRLKVFQECTVTRILMDGDRVSGVFGYERDSGRFFVLEAPAVVIATGGIGKSFKVTSNSWEYTGDGHALALLAGAPLLNMEFVQFHPTGMVWPPSVKGILVTESVRGDGGVLRNSEGKRFMFDYIPDVFKEKYAESEEEGDRWYEDPDHNRRPPELLPRDEVARAINSEVKAGRGSPHGGVFLDVSTRMPAEVIRRRLPSMYHQFKELADVDITAEPMEVGPTCHYVMGGIAVESDTAAARGVPGLYAAGEVAGGMHGSNRLGGNSLSDLLVFGRRAGWHAAEHAAGLAADRPPVDDVQVDTAAAEALRPFSAEPAGAPPENPYTLHQELQQTMNDLVGIIRREGEMEQALEKLADLRVRARRAGVEGHRQFNPGWHLALDLRNMLLVSECVARAALERTESRGGHTREDHPGMDREWRRVNLLCRLTDPTGGLAATDPVRGQIDLTRETTEPVRRDLLALFDKEELVKYLAEEELYE
- a CDS encoding ABC transporter family substrate-binding protein, with amino-acid sequence MSHDGVGPRSSRPSPACRGASGGAPRPAVLLTAGVLAVSALSGCGSADPAGKPLAGQDIAPAARARVADGGTLRWAVDAVPETLNTFQADADAATTRIAQAVLPAMYRLDRNGRPERDPDYLESAKIVETEPRQVVLYKLNQQAVWSDGREVGAADFAAQWRALSGKDTAYWTARNAGYERIERIERGANDLEVRVTFGRPYADWRSLFSPLYPKDVMGSPDSFNDGARRKLKVTAGPFSLKKVDRQDGEVTLTRNPRWWGEPAKLSGIVLRAVERDKRAAALAAGKLDLAEIDPEAAGRITRAQNRNTPLQGPGGSRAAADALHSWAVVNGSDEDAAYEELSARKKQRRAVARYERQQAALQGFEVRKSLEPAYTQLALNGAGGPLADERVRRAVARALDRKELAEAVLGPLGLPAVPVGSHLALSGQAAYADNSGALGGQDTAEARALLADAGWVPGGPVKKEKKKGEKAAGTEGEKDGGSGKDGEESGGGDEGTYIVGEDGKARGEADPADRGRHGEDRSTHLARDGRQYANKLKQGGAPGAYAPKGTAAPAGAAAGALAKDGKPLTLRFVLPSGPGSKPLRTVADRITAMLEKVGIRTEISKVADESYFKDHIASGQYDLALYSWPASAFPATDARPIFAKPVPAADGSLNVEQNYTRVGTDQVDQLFDQAVGTLDENESRSLIRKADSRIWAAAGSIPLYQRPQLTAVRKDVANAGAFGFRTPVYEDMGFLKKKGTRAAAGGSSDD